A genomic region of Xiphophorus couchianus chromosome 18, X_couchianus-1.0, whole genome shotgun sequence contains the following coding sequences:
- the serpinh1b gene encoding serpin H1b, which produces MWMTTAVALCLLAFVASAEDKKLSSHANTLADNSANLAFSLYHKMAQDKNTDNIVVSPVVVASSLGLVALGGKATTASQVKTVLSADKLKDEHLHAGLSELLSVVSNQKTRNSTWKINNRLYGPSSVSFADDFVKTSKKHYNYDHSKINFRDKRSAVNSINEWAAKSTDGKLPEITKDVQNPDGAMIVNAMFFKPHWDERFHEKMVDNRGFLVTRSFTVGVSMMHRTGLYDFYEDKENNLYILNMPLGKKEASMILIMPYHLEPLDRLEKLLTKKQVDAWLSKMENKAVAISLPKVSLEVSHNLQKYLAELGLTEAVDKSKADLSNISGKKDLYLSNVFHASALELDVDGNPYDTSIFGTDKLKNPKLFYVDHPFIFLVKDNKTNSILYIGRVVRPKGDKMRDEL; this is translated from the exons ATGTGGATGACCACAGCTGTCGCTCTCTGTTTGCTGGCCTTCGTGGCGTCTGCAGAAGACAAGAAGCTGAGCAGCCATGCTAACACGCTAGCTGACAACAGTGCCAACTTGGCCTTCAG CTTGTACCACAAGATGGCTCAGGACAAAAATACAGACAACATTGTTGTTTCTCCTGTTGTTGTGGCGTCCTCTCTGGGGCTGGTTGCGCTCGGTGGTAAGGCCACCACTGCCTCCCAGGTGAAAACTGTCCTCAGTGCTGACAAACTCAAGGACGAGCACCTGCATGCAGGCCTGTCAGAGCTCCTCTCTGTG GTGAGTAATCAAAAGACCCGAAACTCCACCTGGAAGATCAACAACCGCCTCTACGGCCCCAGCTCTGTCTCCTTCGCTGATGACTTTGTGAAGACCAGCAAGAAGCATTACAACTATGACCACTCAAAAATCAACTTCAGGGACAAGCGGAGCGCAGTGAACTCCATCAATGAGTGGGCAGCTAAGTCAACAGATGGCAAGCTGCCGGAGATCACCAAGGATGTGCAGAACCCAGACGGAGCCATGATTGTCAACGCCATGTTTTTCAAGC CTCACTGGGATGAGAGATTCCATGAAAAGATGGTTGACAACCGCGGTTTCCTGGTTACCCGCTCCTTCACTGTTGGAGTTTCTATGATGCATCGCACAG GTCTCTACGACTTCTATGAGGACAAAGAGAACAATCTCTACATCCTGAACATGCCTCTGGGCAAAAAGGAGGCCTCCATGATCCTCATCATGCCCTACCATTTGGAGCCCCTGGATCGCCTGGAGAAACTGCTGACGAAGAAGCAGGTAGACGCTTGGCTGAGCAAGATGGAGAACAAGGCCGTGGCAATTTCCCTCCCCAAGGTCTCATTGGAAGTCAGTCACAATCTTCAG AAATATTTAGCTGAGTTGGGCCTCACTGAAGCGGTGGACAAATCCAAAGCAGACCTCTCGAACATCTCAGGGAAGAAGGACCTCTACCTCTCTAACGTCTTCCATGCTTCTGCCCTGGAGCTGGACGTGGACGGAAACCCTTATGACACAAGCATCTTCGGCACAGATAAACTGAAGAACCCTAAGCTCTTCTACGTAGACCACCCCTTCATCTTCCTGGTGAAAGACAACAAGACCAACTCTATCCTGTACATCGGCAGAGTGGTTAGACCCAAAGGGGATAAAATGCGTGATGAGCTGTAA